One Danio rerio strain Tuebingen ecotype United States chromosome 22, GRCz12tu, whole genome shotgun sequence genomic window carries:
- the si:dkey-78l4.7 gene encoding duodenase-1, with the protein MAIIISLLLLVSLVPHLTFSAHVGIVNGTEAKPHSRPYMVSLQKGFQHVCGGFLISEKFVLTAAHCRMGNEILTAVVGAHNLRNRSEKLVRMKVKSYHLHPDFTVKPWRNDVMLLKLVKKVQLNKNVKIISMSKQERDIKPDSACAVAGWGKLSFKGKVSTQLMEAGVKIMNNTECENKWKKIYLPSQMICVYGHGGSCGGDSGGPLVCEDTAVGVTSFGDARVCNSRKRPEVYMKISEFLPWIDSIIGNKGRNLL; encoded by the exons CTCATGTGGGCATAGTGAACGGCACAGAAGCAAAACCTCATTCCAGACCTTACATGGTTTCTCTTCAGAAGGGCTTTCAACATGTCTGTGGTGGATTCCTCATTTCTGAAAAGTTTGTCTTGACCGCTGCACATTGCCGAATGGG aaatgagatattaactGCTGTGGTTGGTGCACACAACTTAAGAAATAGGTCGGAAAAGTTGGTCCGTATGAAAGTCAAGTCTTACCACTTGCATCCAGACTTCACTGTTAAACCTTGGCGTAATGATGTTATGCTTTTAAAG CTAGTGAAAAAAGTCCAACTAAACAAGAACGTCAAGATCATTTCCATGTCGAAGCAAGAAAGAGACATCAAGCCAGATTCAGCTTGTGCAGTCGCTGGATGGGGAAAACTGAGCTTTAAAGGGAAAGTGAGCACACAGCTCATGGAAGCAGGTGTGAAGATCATGAACAACACAGAATGTGAAAATAAATGGAAGAAAATATACTTACCTTCACAGATGATCTGCGTCTATGGCCATGGAGGAAGCTGCGGT GGGGATTCAGGAGGTCCTTTGGTTTGTGAAGACACTGCAGTTGGTGTCACATCCTTTGGTGATGCAAGAGTCTGCAATAGTCGTAAACGACCTGAGGTTTATATGAAGATTTCAGAGTTTCTTCCATGGATCGATTCCATAATTGGAAACAAAGGGCGTAATTTGCTTTGA
- the si:dkey-78l4.8 gene encoding granzyme-like protein 1, translated as MTIIIISLLLLVSLVPHLTFTAHVRIVNGNRAKPHSRPYMVSIQKNSNHICGGFLITEQFVLTAAHCWEKNEKLTVVVGAHDLKKNETGSVRINVMSYHTPKQYKNTTLKNDIMLLKLEQKVKLSKNISLISIPQKKDKKVINAGTSCSVAGWGTKKTDGPTSNYLLEAKVEIMENKKCQKLWNKHGPNSDVQYSVSKMMCTHGLGGSCKGDSGGPLVCGNTAVGVTSFGNPDACNSPSLPNVYTKISAYLDWIKKIIRKFK; from the exons atgaccatcatcatcatatctCTGCTCCTGCTGGTTTCTCTGGTGCCACACCTGACCTTCACTG CACATGTGAGAATAGTGAACGGCAATAGAGCAAAACCTCACTCCAGACCTTACATGGTTTCTATTCAGAAAAACAGTAACCATATCTGTGGTGGGTTTCTCATTACTGAACAGTTTGTGTTGACTGCTGCACATTGCTGGGAAAA AAATGAAAAGCTGACAGTTGTGGTTGGTGCACATGATCTGAAAAAGAATGAAACGGGTTCTGTCCGCATCAATGTGATGTCCTACCACACACCTAAGCAGTATAAAAATACAACTCTCAAGAATGACATCATGCTTTTGAAG ctAGAGCAAAAAGTCAAACTAAGCAAAAATATTAGTTTGATATCAATACcacagaaaaaagacaaaaaagtgaTCAATGCAGGCACTAGCTGTAGTGTTGCTGGCTGGGGAACAAAGAAGACTGATGGTCCAACCAGTAATTATCTACTGGAGGCAAAAGTGGAAATAATGGAAAACAAAAAGTGCCAAAAACTATGGAACAAACATGGTCCAAATTCAGATGTACAATACTCAGTCTCAAAGATGATGTGTACACATGGTCTTGGTGGATCCTGCAAA GGGGATTCAGGAGGTCCTTTGGTATGTGGAAACACTGCTGTTGGTGTCACATCTTTTGGAAATCCTGATGCCTGTAATTCACCTTCGCTTCCTAATGTGTATACTAAGATTTCAGCATATCTTGACTGGATTAAGAAAATAATTCGAAAGTTTAAGTAG